The window GAAGGTGTGGGCCAAATTCTTCCCGGCGCAGCATCAAACCATCGGTATCCAAGTGTTCCGCTGATTCCTCCCAGGTCTCTCCCATTTTGGTGTTGATCCAGACCTTGAGCCGTGGCGGGTCACGATAGACCTGACCATGTTCCACGGCGATCTGCCCCCAGGAATTCCACCCTGGTGGACTGTACAGGCTTGACAGGTGGAAGCCGGCAATCAGTCCACCAGTTTGTTCTTCGGCGATCCACCGCCCATGATCCAGCATCCACCCCTTGCGGTGTTCTTCGATGACCTCATTGCAATGGATGCAAATGTAATGTGCCTTATCCTGTAATCCTTTCTGCCACTGCACTTGCTTCCATTCCAGGATTTGTTCCTTTTGGCAAAACGGACATGGCACCCAGTATCGGCGACGATCACTTTCGCCAAAGGCTGCTTCAATTCTTGAGAATCCCTTGATCGTTGGCGTGGAGGTCAATAACACTTTGCGATTTGAAAAGGTGGCCGTGCGCTGAACAGCCAACGCGACCGGATCACCTTCCCCATCTACATCAAGGGGAAAACGGTCCACCTCGTCCATAAACAGATATCGAATTGGGGCAGAACTGAGGCCTGATGCAGCATTGGCCCCAGTGATCAGGAGTATTCCTCCAGAAAATTCCTTTGAGAGCAGGGTGTTTCCTGAATCTCGACTCCTGGCCGGTTTTACGCGATCCCTGATTACCGGACTTTCTTCAATCAGCGACCCCACACGTTGATTTGAATATCGTTTGGCCATGTCCACGGTTGGCTGCACCATGAGCATGGGCCCAGGGGCATGGTGGATGATAAAGCCCAACCAGTTAAGTCCACATTCGGTTTTTCCCAACTGCGCACCAAACATCAGCACGACTTTTTCCACGGGAGAAGAAGGGGAAAGACAATCCATGATTTCGCGCAGGTATGGTGTCCTGCTGGTACGCCAAGGACCAGGCTCTGCCGCTGCGACTGATGACAGTATTCGGTGCGTATCTGCCCATTCCGAGACAGTCAGATCCGGGTCTGGACGTAGACCTTGGAGGAACGCTTCCCGGTAAATATTGGCTGCGAACGCTGTCACAAGATTTTTTCTTCAGATCACGATTCATGATGGGGCGCAGTTGCTGGAACGGAAGCAATCATTCAGTCAACTCCTCCATGGCGCTACGCAGTTCCTCGATCAACGTTCGTTCGATGGTCATGGCATCGGTCTCAGCCGCACACGTTGCCGCAATACGATGAGGAATATTCAATAATCGATCTCGCACTCGACGCGACAAATTGAATGCCTCCACTTGGACATCATCAAAGGCAACCAATTTTCCTGACCTCACCTCAAAATCAAGTTTGGCCAAGCGAGCATCATAAGCCGCCTTTATGGATCGGCTTGTCTGATAGTCAGGAACAGATGTGCTTTTTTGTTGCGTTGCTGGGTCATCCAGGGCATTACCCT is drawn from Magnetococcales bacterium and contains these coding sequences:
- a CDS encoding phage terminase large subunit family protein, yielding MTAFAANIYREAFLQGLRPDPDLTVSEWADTHRILSSVAAAEPGPWRTSRTPYLREIMDCLSPSSPVEKVVLMFGAQLGKTECGLNWLGFIIHHAPGPMLMVQPTVDMAKRYSNQRVGSLIEESPVIRDRVKPARSRDSGNTLLSKEFSGGILLITGANAASGLSSAPIRYLFMDEVDRFPLDVDGEGDPVALAVQRTATFSNRKVLLTSTPTIKGFSRIEAAFGESDRRRYWVPCPFCQKEQILEWKQVQWQKGLQDKAHYICIHCNEVIEEHRKGWMLDHGRWIAEEQTGGLIAGFHLSSLYSPPGWNSWGQIAVEHGQVYRDPPRLKVWINTKMGETWEESAEHLDTDGLMLRREEFGPHLPPGVVILTSGIDVQDDRLEVETVGWGLDEESWSVDYRVIWGDPSGPVVWKDLDDLLRRPLPHARQMSDLHIRAAAVDTGGHHTLQAYPMFVICSAKSDLFQYFTK